The Alteromonas macleodii ATCC 27126 genome segment ATAAATATGTAACCGAAAAGGGGTATCAATCGATACGGGCATTAGTTGCCTTTTCTGGTGAAGTCGAGTTTAACCCTAACGACCCTGATGCCGTTGCATTACTAGATCAGAAGTTCACTGAAAAAAGCATGAACCCTGATTTGAAACAGGATATGCGAAAGGCTTTTGATACCGATAGTTATCAATTGATGCTAGTTGCAAACAAGTTCCAGACCGGATTTGACCAGCCAAAGCTATGCGCCATGTACGTGGATAAAAAGCTCGGTGGGGTGGAATGTGTACAAACGCTATCCCGACTAAACCGGACTTACCCAGGTAAGGCTGAAAGTGGCACCTTTGTGCTGGACTTCTTTAACGATCCCCAAGATATTCTTGATGCATTCCAACCCTATTACCAAACTGCTGAACTAACGGATGTCACCAATCCTGATATCGTGTTTGAGTTATTTGAGAAGCTTCGTACTAGCGGTATATTCCTCTGGAACGAGGTAGAGCAGTTCTGTGATGCTTTCTTTACCAAAAACAAATCCAATGCCGCTATCAGCAATATCTGTAAGCCAGCAGTAGATAGATGGCAGAAACGATACAGTTCTGCCGTAGAAGCCTATTTACAGGCTAAAGAAATGTTCGAGCGTACTAAGAAAACAGGCGATGCTGTATTGATAGCTAACGCTGAAAACAGCTTTAAAGATTGCAAGCAAGAAAAAGACAGGCTTGAGATATTTAAAAAAGACTTGGGAAGCTTTACGCGTTTCTATGAGTTCATGTCTCAGATTGTGGACTATGACGATAAAGAACTCGAAAAGCTGAGCTTATATGCAAGACATTTGCGCCCATTGCTGCGGGAGAAAGTCATTGACGAAGATGATATTGATTTAGCAAATGTGGTTATGAGCCATTATCGTTTGTCTAAAATTCGTCAGCAGACTATAAAGCTTCAGGAAGACAGCGCTGATTACAAGCTGGAACCCAATAGTGATGTTGGTTCAGGTAAAGCTAAGGACAAGAAAGAAGAGTTCCTGTCTCAAATACTTGAACGGCTGAACGAAGTTTTCATCACCGATAACCTTACCGACAAAGACATGGTTAACTACGCATACACCGTGCGTGACAAGCTTAGTGAGAACAGCGCTGTAATGACGCAGATAGCGAATAACACACCCGAACAAGCAATGCTGGGAGATTTCCCCAAAGCTATTGATGATGCCATCCTGAGCAGCGGAGAAGCGCATCAGGAGCAGATGATGCAACTCCTTTCAGACCCAATGAAAACAGCAGCGTTTGCCAGGGTGATTTTTGAAATGTTGAATAGTCGCAAAGCCTAGCTTCTAAAGACGACTAAAAGGTCAGAAAAATTTTTAATTTGCCAAAGTCCGTTTTTTTACGGAAGTTTGGAAATCTTAATTGAAGTAACATTCTTGTATTCGAAGCCAGATAAGCCAGACTGAATGCAAGTAACGAGCGCAAATAAAAATCAAGCTATCACGCCACCGAGCGTGATGGCTGCTGCTTTGCGTTCGCAGTCGTTAGTAAGTAGCGCTAGTGATATAGCTGAACAATTAAATATCGACGAAGCTGATGTAATAGGTCTTGCTGAAGATGGTTACATCAAAGCAATACAATTGCGCTCAGGGAAATGGCTGTTTCCTCCAGTAGACCAAATAGATATTTGGGGAGTTCATAGTATCGCGCATCGTTCGACCAAGAGCGAAACGCTATCTAACTTTATTAATATTGATCAATGGTCACACGTCACCAAGCCTCCTACTAACAGTATCCAGAATCGTAAGTCTACGAACTATGCTGTAAGTGGTTGTCAAAGCTTCTCCAAGCAAGAGTCTATAGCGAAAGCTAAACGGGCCAATACTTCAAAGGGACTCAATATTACCGAGGTATGTAATAAGGTTCTAATTGACGAAATTATTGATGCTAAAGAAAAGTTATCCCCAATACCCATCAGCCATGACTCTGTGACAGGTCTAAAACTTGAGTATTCTAATAAGAAGAGAAGACTTATTGTTAAAGCTAAAATTCGGGGAAAAAACGATCGTTGTTGCTTGATGGAGTGGGATTTTAATGAAGAAGCTAGCGCCGTTAAATTAGAGTCATGTATAGCTAGTTATATTACCGTATTTAAAAAGCTCGGGCGAAGACCAAAAACTGAAGAGTTCAAGCTTCACAGTAAAAAGCTGTCTACAGTAGGCGACGTAATACTTAACCATTTACATGTAAACATTCTCTACAATCATGGAGAGGGTTCAGATGAGTGGGACACTATAGAACGACTGATCAGGCTTCATTTGTCGAAAGATGTAAAGGTGCAAACTCCGAATAAAAAAAATACGGAGATTATAAACTTAATGAAAGAGCCGTTTTGTGCTGTCACAGCGAAGGATTACAGCGCATATCTCGATACCTTTAGGGAGCGGGTAGGAGTTCACGATAAAATTGTGTCTAGGATTAAAGCAGCCTTCAATTTTGCTGTAAAGGAGAGGCTTATTCAAGGAGAGTACGCCAACGCATTCACATTGGCTAAACGAATTGATAGAGATAGACATATCGAAGTTTCTGAAAACGATATGAAGTCTATATTTAACTACCTTGACGACCACCCAAACCAAGACTTCGTTTTTTTTATGAACCTTCAATCATCAGGGCATTTCCGAGACGGGCAAGTAATGAAACTCAAATTTTCTGATTTTGACCTCGCACACGGTTTTGTAAGGGTTAAGCCTAAAAGAGGCAAAGAAGTAGCAATTCATCTTCCTAAAGACATCATTGATATGGTGATTGAGCGCCAGATGCAATTTAAAGCAAGAGGGATTTATGCTGATTATATCTTTCCATCAAACAGTTCGGAAACAGGCCACAAGGCAAACTTTGACCCTTACTGGTATGACATGCTTGAAGATTTAAATTTTTTCACCACCGACAACGATGGAAAGAAAAGCTTCAAGTATAGACTACATGACTTTCGGGAAACTTTGCTAGGGAGACTGTGGGAGTGCGATGACTATACACTTGCATCTGTGCTTGGGCATTTATCACTTCATGCAATCAAGTCGTATAGGAAGGCCAATACCAAGCGAAGTAAAGATGCTGCTGAGAAAGGCCACCTCAAGAAGTGTGAATCCTGATGCGTACTAGCACAGACCTCATCAATATGCAGAGCATTGAAATGGACTTTTGTTAAAAGTTTACTTCTTAGTTAGTAATACGTCTTTTGTACTCAATTTGAAATTTAACGCAGTCCACGAATGGAACTGCGCTTTGCTTAAGAATTTCGATAAGTGAGTAAGTAGTAAAAACGCAGGATCTCAAAGCTCTCTTTTCGAGTTTGTTAAAAATTCATTTCCTGATAAAGGGCCTCGATAAATGTCTTCTAGCAAAAAGTGCATCACTTCTTTCAATTCTTTTTTATCTTCAGGCAAGACAATTTTTCCGTTGTTAACACTTACTCTGATATCAGGAAAAGAGGAGGCAGCAGTCGTTATGTCGCTTACACTATAGGTGTCAAGAACCTGAGAACTTATTATAGAGTGGGCCATCTTTCTTATTTGGCTATCGGCAATGCCCTTGAAGTTTTCTAAATTAGTTATTTCAAGCGAAGTGTGCAACGATAGATCATTTAGGTCTTCGTCTGTCGCTTCTTTATAATAATCTGTTAATTCAAAGACCATTCTAGCGTTATGGAAACTCTTAAATTTGGTCTTGTCAGCCTCTATTATTGCTACCAGCTTATTGTCAATTGTGAACAAGGTATCTGTAGTTTTTACGAAAGTATTTCCTGTCTGCATTTTGATAATAGGCAATTCTGCTAATGACAAAGCTTGTCGTGAAGTAAATTTTTGAACAAGAACTGTTGTCTGAGAGTTTTCTGTAAAGCCAGAAAATAATGCTTTTATTGGCTCATCAGAGAAATTAGAAATGTCTAGGTCTGGAAAGGAAGAAGCATTAGCGTTTATAGCATTCACCATTAGCTCTGATTCATCAAGATTATCTAGGGTCATTATTTCGTTTGAATCTGGCTTCCAGTCACCGTTAAATGCAATTTCCGTATCAATGCCCTGTTCAAAGCGGATTCGTTGAGTATTAAAAATTTCTATCAGCTCGTTTTGAAGTGATTGGTTGACCCTGAGTCTTTTAATCTGACAGCTTCCGCCATCATCCTTAATAAGTGCGAAAAAGTTTTGTTGTGCTGTCATTTTAGTCCTCTACATCTATGACAATATATTCTGTTAACTGAGATACAATAAGTGGCTGGCTGGCATGTCTAAGTTCTTTTTTTGTGATGAGAACATACGTGACACCTTCTGGCGTCCCTACTTTATAAAAATGCCACTTCATAATACCTAGCAGGGGGTTGAAGTGATAGCTATATCCAGTGCTCGTTATCACAGCAAATATTAATAAAGTAGGCACCCATATTGTCCAATTTAGCGACGTGAAACTGGAAGTAAAAAGGGGAAGCAAATACAGAAGTAGAAAACCCATGTTTTCGCGGTCAGCTGCCTCTACAGTTGCTACAGAGAAATTAAACCTTTCTAGGTTTTTTTCGCGTATCGAAGCATCCATATACAAATCAAAATTAGGGATAGCGACGCTGAAACAGCTAGCCCTGCAAAAACCTTATTCCCTGCAAACCAAGCCACCCAAGCATATGTAAAGCCTACAGGCGCTATTGCAGTGCTAGTCAAAAGTATTTTGGCAAACGTGCTTAACACATACTGTCCTTAGTTTTGTTAATTAATATCCTAGCGTTTTAGGATAACTTAATAGTATCAAAAAAGTACATTAAATTGCGTCACCTGCTTTCAATGTTTCTAAAAAAGTAAAATTTGAAAGCTCACTATAAAATAGTGAATTTTAGGCTTGGATTGACAAATAAGGTGGAACAAGTAGCCTAAGAGGTGGAACAGAAGTGGAACAAAAGACTAAGAAAAGCGCTACAGGCCTTATTTTTACTGGGGGTTATAAGGGAAATGGTGGCCCCACCCTGACTTGAACAGGGGACCTGCCGATTATGAGTCGGATGCTCTAACCAACTGAGCTATGGGGCCATTTTGAGATGTGCTGTGCAGTTTTTTATTGCAAATTGCTATGCATAACAACCACAAGCGAGCGCAAGTATAAGCAGTTTTATTTGCCTTGTCACGCCTCGCTGGTGGCTTTGTGATTTGTTTGCTTTATTTTTGTTCACTAAGCTGTAGTTTATGTGCCTTGTTTGGTAATTTTACACGTCGCCACCCAAGAGCTAATGCCAAGCCTAATATGCTAAACAGAGTCGTAGAACCGCCTCCACCAGAGCTATTTGAATTAGTATCCGTTGGCAAGCTCACTACACTTTCGTTTACGGTAACAGTAACGGTGTCGCTGGCGCTAACTCCAAACTCATCCGTTGCAGTTAACGAAAAGGTTAAATTGCTTTGAGATGATGGGGCGGTAAAAGACATGGTTAATGTATCTGCATTTCTGATGGTAACCGTGTCGCCGGCGGTTTGCGTCCATTCTACGCTTGTTAACGCGCCTTCGGGGTCTTGGGCGCTTCCCGTTAATTCAACGCTGGCTCTTACATCGGTTTCAACATCTGTTCCTGCGTTTACCACAGGGGCTTGATTGCTCTCATCATCTTTTATCGTAATCAGCGTTTCTACCACACCACCTAGAAGATTGGTGTCTTGTGCAGCAAGCACTAAACGAAATTGTTCGTTGTCTTCTTCGATACTATCGTTAATAAGCGCAATATTGACGGTCTTCGAATTAGTTTCGCCGTCGCTCCAAGTTAGCGTGCCGCTTTGACTGACAAAGTCTTCATTGCTCACTGCTGTGCCGCTTTCCAGTGAATAGTTCACACTTACTTCGCCTTCACTTCCGCCTTGGCGAACAATGTTTAACGCAAGTTCAGAGTCGGTCTCTAAAATAGTGCGTTCGCCAGTGCTTAATTCAACTTTCCCTTGCTGGGCAGTACCGTTAATGGTGACTTGAGCATAGCCGCTACCAGAGGTGATGCCTCCTCCTTGCGGGTTAAATAACCTTACGAAAAATACTTCATTGCTTTCAGTATTTTCATTAGCACTGATGCTTAACGTGATGTTTTTAGCCTGTGTTTCAGATGCTCCCCAACTGAGTTCTCCAGACGCTAACATTACATCGCTGCTGGTGGCTGAACCCGCTATTACTTCATACGCAACTGTCATAGCCTCGGTTCCTGTCTTATTAACAGGAAGGCTTAAGGTTGGATCAGCATCCGTTTCATAATTAGCCTGAGAGAAGGCCGCAACTGTTGTTGCGCTTAACGTATTGTCTTTTAATACAAACAAACCGCGCTGAATATCACTAACCAAAATATTACCGCTAGGTAGAAACGGGTATACGCCCCAGGCACCATTAAAGTTGGTGCTGTTAAAAGCAGGGTAGGTGTCGAAAAAGCCAGCCTCTACAGGCGCGGTAGGATCTGAAATGTCTAGTACCGTTAAGCCACGCTCATAGTTAGACATATAGTAGCGGTTACCTCTCACGTAGCCGTTGTGATCGATAGTGCCGTTGTCACTGGTCCAAATGCTGGCGAGCACAGGTGTTGTGAGTGATGAAATATCAAAAATCATAACCCGGGTATTTAAGCTGAAGTTTCGCTCGTCCAACTCATCGTGTACAAAGGCGTACTGCTTGTCTTCACTAAACCAACCGCTATGGGTGTAGGCAACCTCGTTATAACTAATACTACTTAGTTCAGAGGTACTATTTGTGTTCGTGTGATCCCAAAGGCGCATTGCATCTTCATTGAAGTCAAGCATAACCGTACATCCATCAGCCGTAGCATTCACACAGTCAGTTTGCGCTCTTGCGTCGGTAACGTGCATAGATGACGCATCATGCGTATAGTCGGCACGTGTGAGACCGCTAGGTATGTAAGACGCGGTTGGTGTTTGAGGTGAGGTTAGCGTATATGAACGAAAGGCTCCGCCGTTACTATCCTGGCCAACCAAATGTAGCTGAGGCGCAGCGTCATTTAACGGTGTGTTTAGCGTGTAATCTACGTTAGAGATGTAGATATTGTGTGCACGGTTATCGTCGTTAATCCGCTTCGTTAAGCTAATACCATTAGGGAGGTCGTTAAGGTCAATGATGGTAAAACCTTCGGTTACGCTATCGGCACTGGCATAGGCATACGCTTTAAAACGCCCCGCAGCGCTATCGAAATACTGATAGACCTTAATGTCGCGCCATGTCGTACTTTGACCGGTAATTTCACCTACTACTACCGGTGCTGTTGGCTCGGTTACATCTACGACGGCAATGCTGGCCTGCATGCCAACAATGGCATATTCTCTACGGTTGTTTAAATCGACGTGCCCCCAAATATCGTTGGTACTATTTGATACCGACGACAATACGTTAACAGGTACGTTAGAGAGTAGATCGATATTGCTGCATGGGAAGTCGGCAGCCGTTCCATCTGTGCAAGCTTCATTTGCACTGACTTCGGTACTAAGGACCATGTGCGAAGATGCCTGTGCTTGAAGGGAAGACGCGGCTTTTCCGTCAGTTATACTGTCGAACCCTTTTTCATAAAGGGCTTCTGATAAATAGGTAGGCACATTAACTAGTGTAGTTTTGTGCAAGGCAGGCTTCTGTGCCTGGTAATGATCTTCACGAGAAAAGCCTCCTAATACGGGTAAAAGACTGTCGTTTAGAACTTGTGCATGCTGAGCGTTGTCGAAATAATATTGGCCTTCAGCAACGAGAATTTTGTCGCCTTTATTGGCCTGTCGCGCGGCATAGCTCAACGTTTTACAGGGCCTGAAACGGTTGTCACACTTGCCCGCGTCCACGCCGTCCTCGGCAACAAAACGTGCTTTGTCATGGTCTGTGTGTGCTTGTGCACCTTGACTCACAAATGCTAATAGCAGCACTATTAGCGTTAATGGGAATGCATTCATCTTGTCGTCCGCGCAAGTGTGTAATTAGAAAAAGGTAGTTTGTATAAAAAACTACCAGATATCCAAAGGAAGTACATACGTAAATGAAAATGCCTTTTCGCATGAGTGTCATGCCTTCGTTACTCTTTGCGGCGCTAGTGTCGTTAACCGGCTGTGATGTCATTAACCTCAAAGGAAGAGAGCCTGGTGAAATCCCGTTTAAGTTGGTGGGAGTCGATACGGGGGCATGTCCAATGATCATGAGTATTGGACAACAGCGATGGAATATAGATTACTTCGGTTTTTACCTTAGTAAGCCAGAAGTGCGCATTGATGGTAAGTGGCAGCGGGTTAAGTTTAAACAAACCCAATGGCAGACGCCGAATATAGCATTGCTAAAGTTTCACAATAAGTGCAACAACCCTGATGATGCCAATAGCAAAATTGTATTAGATGTATCGGAAGAGCTTTTAAAGCTGTCCACAAACTTGCGCTTCACTATGGGTCTTCCCTTCGACGATAATCACGCTAACCCGCTTACACAGCCTTCGCCATTGAATGACAGTACAATGTTTTGGAGCTGGCAAAACGGTCATAAGTTTTTGCGACTGGATGTGTCTAAAGGCTCAGAGGAAACACGCAAATGGTCTTATCATTTAGGTAGCGTGGGTTGCGATTCTGAATCAGCAGTCAGGCCACCTGAAAAATCGTGTGCTTTCACAAACCGGGTGGAGTTTATTCTGCCGATGACCCAGCTTGATACTGATTTAGATTTGGAAGTATCGGTGTCTAACATTGTCGCGCAAGTTGATATAAACGAAGCGCCAAGTTGTATGTTCGAGTCTCCCGAAACTGAGCCCTGTAAAAAGCTTATTCAGAATTTAGTGCACAGGCCTTGGATTAAGTGGCAGTAGCGGCACTTCTAATTTGCACTAGAAGGCGAGCTCTGCTCGCTTTCAAGGCGGCAATTATCGCTCTTGTTGTAATGATTTTAGGAGCGTGCAGTAAATCGCCCACGCCCTACACTTGGAATTTGCCTCACAATATTCCACCGCCTCCCGTTCCCGCAGACAATCCTGTGACCGAAGAAAGCGTAATTTTGGGAGAGAAGCTTTTCTTTGATAAGGGCTTAAGTGCTAACAACACGGTTTCATGCAGCAGCTGCCATGAACCAGAGCATGCTTTCTCTGAACCTAAGACGGTTTCAGTAGGCGCGAATGGAGACGCGCTAAACCGTAACGCATTAGCGCTAGTAAACGTGGCTTATAATGCATCCTTCACTTGGGCGCATAACAATTTAGAAAGTATAGAAAAGCAGCTGATGATCCCGCTTTTTAATGAACATCCGGTGGAAATGGGCGTTACGGGAAATGAAAAGCGTATATTAAAGCGCTTTGAGGGCAGCGAATATCGAGCGCTTTTTGAAGCGGCTTATGGTGATGATACACCCAATTTAAACAATATTGTAAAGGCGCTTGCTAGCTACGTGAGAAGTTTAGTGTCGTTTAATAGTGCTTTTGATAACTACGCTTACGCTCAAGATGACGATGCACTAACCGCCCAGCAGCTTGAAGGTTTGAATCTGTTTTTTTCAGAACGCACTGAGTGCTTTCATTGCCACGGAGGTCTGAACTTCACTCAATCGTCTAAGCATAGTTTTCAACCTTTTGCGGCTCAGCCTTTCCACAACACTGGCCTGTATAACGAAGATGGGAAGGGCAGTTATCCGGAATCGGACATGGGACTTTACAGCGTTACCCACAATAAACAAGACATGGGGAAGTTTAGAGCACCTACTTTGCGCAATATAGCCCTTACTGCGCCCTACATGCATGATGGCAGTATTGCCACCCTTGATGAAGTCATTGAGTTTTATGCTCGTGGGGGAAATCTGGCTGAAAGCCCTAACCCTTACCGCAGTCCGTTCATAAAAGGCTTTACGATTTCTGAAGATGAAAAGGCGGCGTTGGTTGCATTTTTGCGCAGTTTAACCGACGAGCAATTTGTAAAAACACACACTACACGCAAAAATTAGCGATTTATTGCTCATTTTGTGTAATTTATGTTTATACTTTGCACACATATATCAACCAAATGCTTATGTGCTGATTGTTAACATCGTGATAAACTCAATCACTTACATTCTTTGTTAATAACTATAAAGCAGGTGAGCGGTCGCGGAGATGAGAATGACTGAAAAACCCTTCATTACAAGTGGTCGAAATACCATCATTCATAAAATAAGAAAATTAGATCTATTGGTGATCAATGGTGATGAACATCCGCCAATTCTTGTTACTTATAAAGGTATTAAGCAGTACGAAGGCAAAGTGCCTGAAAACAAGCGCGATGCCAAGATGATGGACATGGAACTAGTAGATGTAACTACTAGCGATGTGTTTGGCGACGAAAAAACATTATTGTTCGTACAAACCCTAAATGGGAAAGAGTATAAAATCGATTACTCTAAAATTGGGACGAGCATGTTTATTAAGATTCACCAAGACAGTATTTTCTAAAACTCACCTTACCCCATATTGGGGTAGATGTGTTTTTAATTAATGGGGTTAGGCAATCTGGCCCCAGTTATCTGCCTTGAGTGAATTGAACCCTCCAATTACCCTTCCTTTTCCTTTAAGCTGTACGTAACGCTTTTTGAAAATGTTAAACCGGCAGATATCCACTGGCGTGACTTCCGATGCATTTACGCCACTTACAACACCTGCAGTCTCCAACCCCTCAGCAATTAACTCTGAACAGAACCAGCTATTAAAGTCTTCTTGATTGTAGCTTATGCTGCCGAACAGGGGATGTTCATCAATCGCGTCCACTGCTGAGCCGAATAGCTGTAGCACGTCGTAAGGTTTCCCGTCTTGTTCAAACATGAAGTTAAAGAAGTCTCGCTTATTTTGCTCAAAGATACTTCTTGAGGCGCTAGACAAGGGCAGCCACCAAATATCACCGTCATAAGATGCTACACGCTCGCTTAGTCTATTGGTCATTACCCCTCGCTTTCCTTTATAAGATTTAGCTTCCATGACTTGATTAAAATATCGATTAGAATCTTCATCGCGCATCTTCGTTTGCATAACTATTGCCACATGCGTTACCGCAGAGCGTGTAGTGAGTTTGGTCCAACGAGAAAATAGGCTATTGCCACCAAATGCGATGATGTCACCAGGCTGCATATGCTCTCTAATAAGGTGGTATTGTTGCTGCTCTAACATGGCTCTTCCTTGAATACGTGTTAAAAAATTAGATTATTGTCTGCACCGCTAGGCGGGCAAGAGTATTTGCTTATGATTTTCCACTTTGCAACGTATGCATTTATAAGAATGTTGCAAAGTGTGTGTTAAGTACGACTAATAACAGTTTAGACCGATTATTAAACCTTGGCTTTTGTGTACTTGTCGCAACGTCTCAAATAGCGGTGCTTTAACGTTTTTATAGCGTGAATTTTACAAAGTTTCACTAATTTAATGGTGCGGGGACAAAAGAGGTAGTCACCGCGTTGCCGAATATTATCAGAGGAACTTGTTATGTTTATGTCACGCCGTGTTACCCAACTTGCTTTACTAGGAATAACCTTGTCGCTTACTGCAACAGTAGCGAATGCCGCCCCGTATCCCAAGCATGTAGAAAAAAACTTAATTGCAGTGTGTGAAGCGGTAAAAAGCGATAGCCGTTTGCGATTGCATCGCGCCGTGAAAGCGACGGGTTTTAAAATGCGATATATCCATGAAGGATTAGTGTGCAACGGGCAAGACATGCTTACTTTTGCACTTACTCATAATGCATCTAAAAACGCACAACTGATTGCTCGTCGCATTAATGCTAGCCCTAGTGTACTAACAGCAAAACGCTAATGAAGAGTTTTCTACCCTGGCGATTGGGCTATGCAGCTTATAGCCCCTTTTTCGCTTATTTTTACTTTTCGCTGTCTACATCCCATCACTTATTAAGACTGGGATAGATAACACTGACAGCTATTACTGCTTGCACTTGCAAGGGATCGCAGATGATCGCACTGGTTTTTTTACACTCTGTTTCTATGCAAAACTCACTTTGCAAAATGCTAGAAAAGCTAGACGTATTCAGTCACGTTTATGGCGCTCAATCGGTAGGCCATTGTCTTGCGTTAGCAGAGAAATATCCTCAGTCCATCGGTTTCTATTCAGTCTCTCAGTCAAGTCGAAACCTTGCATCACGGTATTGGCTTGCAGTAGGAAATAAAGACGAAGAAGCGCTGTTAGCCTTTTCTCATAACGCGTCAGGATTTGTTAAATCACCACTTGAAGAACCCCAAGTATTAAACGCTATAGAGCATGTCAAAACCAAGTACCATTTTTATGAACGGGACTTTCAATTCAATATGCTGGTAAAGGGACTTTGTGAACAATATGGGGTGTCTGAACCTGCGCTTCTAGCTACATTGCGCCAGCAATTGAACAAAAGTGTTCAGCCAAATGTTGTAGGGATACGCGCTGAAAACGGTTGGTGTTGCTTAAATCCAGCAGAGATTAAATGGATTGAAGCTGCAGGTGACTACATGTGTGTTCAAACGCTATCAGAAAGCTACGTTGTCCGCACAACCTTGTGTGAATTACTTAAGCGTTTGGGAGAGCAGAATTTTAAACGCTGTAACCGCTCTGTGGCGGTCAACGCAAAACATATCGCGCACCTGGAGCAAAAACTCAATCAGCAGCGAGTTGTCATGCAAGGTGGCGAAGCGTTCAAGATTACTCACAAGTATTACTATCAGTTTTGGCTGACAGACTGAACGTCAAAGCGCATTTCAGTGCAACATTCTACTATACGACCATGGTACTGCTGGTGGTCTAACTCGCTTATCGTTACACTTACTCACTGAATTTTGGGAATAAGTACTGGGACCTGTAAGGCCTAATAAGGAGTGATAGTGCGAGATGTAAGAAATATGATAGTGGGCGCAGTTTTAGTGTTTGCTGCTTATTATCTTGGGCTTGTTGTCGTTAATGTGAGTGCCCTTCCTATACCAGGGCCATTAATGGGCTTATTCTTTTTACTCGCGATGCTTTTTCTTTTTCCTCAGCTTGAGGTTCACACGGCGCGCTTTGTTACTTTTCCCTTGAAGCATATGTCCTTACTGTTTATTCCAGCCGTACTTGGCGTATCTATTTATTGGGCTGACATTCAG includes the following:
- a CDS encoding DUF3718 domain-containing protein; the encoded protein is MFMSRRVTQLALLGITLSLTATVANAAPYPKHVEKNLIAVCEAVKSDSRLRLHRAVKATGFKMRYIHEGLVCNGQDMLTFALTHNASKNAQLIARRINASPSVLTAKR
- a CDS encoding MbnH family di-heme enzyme, producing MILGACSKSPTPYTWNLPHNIPPPPVPADNPVTEESVILGEKLFFDKGLSANNTVSCSSCHEPEHAFSEPKTVSVGANGDALNRNALALVNVAYNASFTWAHNNLESIEKQLMIPLFNEHPVEMGVTGNEKRILKRFEGSEYRALFEAAYGDDTPNLNNIVKALASYVRSLVSFNSAFDNYAYAQDDDALTAQQLEGLNLFFSERTECFHCHGGLNFTQSSKHSFQPFAAQPFHNTGLYNEDGKGSYPESDMGLYSVTHNKQDMGKFRAPTLRNIALTAPYMHDGSIATLDEVIEFYARGGNLAESPNPYRSPFIKGFTISEDEKAALVAFLRSLTDEQFVKTHTTRKN
- a CDS encoding choice-of-anchor B family protein, with product MNAFPLTLIVLLLAFVSQGAQAHTDHDKARFVAEDGVDAGKCDNRFRPCKTLSYAARQANKGDKILVAEGQYYFDNAQHAQVLNDSLLPVLGGFSREDHYQAQKPALHKTTLVNVPTYLSEALYEKGFDSITDGKAASSLQAQASSHMVLSTEVSANEACTDGTAADFPCSNIDLLSNVPVNVLSSVSNSTNDIWGHVDLNNRREYAIVGMQASIAVVDVTEPTAPVVVGEITGQSTTWRDIKVYQYFDSAAGRFKAYAYASADSVTEGFTIIDLNDLPNGISLTKRINDDNRAHNIYISNVDYTLNTPLNDAAPQLHLVGQDSNGGAFRSYTLTSPQTPTASYIPSGLTRADYTHDASSMHVTDARAQTDCVNATADGCTVMLDFNEDAMRLWDHTNTNSTSELSSISYNEVAYTHSGWFSEDKQYAFVHDELDERNFSLNTRVMIFDISSLTTPVLASIWTSDNGTIDHNGYVRGNRYYMSNYERGLTVLDISDPTAPVEAGFFDTYPAFNSTNFNGAWGVYPFLPSGNILVSDIQRGLFVLKDNTLSATTVAAFSQANYETDADPTLSLPVNKTGTEAMTVAYEVIAGSATSSDVMLASGELSWGASETQAKNITLSISANENTESNEVFFVRLFNPQGGGITSGSGYAQVTINGTAQQGKVELSTGERTILETDSELALNIVRQGGSEGEVSVNYSLESGTAVSNEDFVSQSGTLTWSDGETNSKTVNIALINDSIEEDNEQFRLVLAAQDTNLLGGVVETLITIKDDESNQAPVVNAGTDVETDVRASVELTGSAQDPEGALTSVEWTQTAGDTVTIRNADTLTMSFTAPSSQSNLTFSLTATDEFGVSASDTVTVTVNESVVSLPTDTNSNSSGGGGSTTLFSILGLALALGWRRVKLPNKAHKLQLSEQK
- a CDS encoding MbnP family copper-binding protein; translation: MKMPFRMSVMPSLLFAALVSLTGCDVINLKGREPGEIPFKLVGVDTGACPMIMSIGQQRWNIDYFGFYLSKPEVRIDGKWQRVKFKQTQWQTPNIALLKFHNKCNNPDDANSKIVLDVSEELLKLSTNLRFTMGLPFDDNHANPLTQPSPLNDSTMFWSWQNGHKFLRLDVSKGSEETRKWSYHLGSVGCDSESAVRPPEKSCAFTNRVEFILPMTQLDTDLDLEVSVSNIVAQVDINEAPSCMFESPETEPCKKLIQNLVHRPWIKWQ
- a CDS encoding Kiwa anti-phage protein KwaB-like domain-containing protein — encoded protein: MTAQQNFFALIKDDGGSCQIKRLRVNQSLQNELIEIFNTQRIRFEQGIDTEIAFNGDWKPDSNEIMTLDNLDESELMVNAINANASSFPDLDISNFSDEPIKALFSGFTENSQTTVLVQKFTSRQALSLAELPIIKMQTGNTFVKTTDTLFTIDNKLVAIIEADKTKFKSFHNARMVFELTDYYKEATDEDLNDLSLHTSLEITNLENFKGIADSQIRKMAHSIISSQVLDTYSVSDITTAASSFPDIRVSVNNGKIVLPEDKKELKEVMHFLLEDIYRGPLSGNEFLTNSKREL
- a CDS encoding tyrosine-type recombinase/integrase — encoded protein: MQVTSANKNQAITPPSVMAAALRSQSLVSSASDIAEQLNIDEADVIGLAEDGYIKAIQLRSGKWLFPPVDQIDIWGVHSIAHRSTKSETLSNFINIDQWSHVTKPPTNSIQNRKSTNYAVSGCQSFSKQESIAKAKRANTSKGLNITEVCNKVLIDEIIDAKEKLSPIPISHDSVTGLKLEYSNKKRRLIVKAKIRGKNDRCCLMEWDFNEEASAVKLESCIASYITVFKKLGRRPKTEEFKLHSKKLSTVGDVILNHLHVNILYNHGEGSDEWDTIERLIRLHLSKDVKVQTPNKKNTEIINLMKEPFCAVTAKDYSAYLDTFRERVGVHDKIVSRIKAAFNFAVKERLIQGEYANAFTLAKRIDRDRHIEVSENDMKSIFNYLDDHPNQDFVFFMNLQSSGHFRDGQVMKLKFSDFDLAHGFVRVKPKRGKEVAIHLPKDIIDMVIERQMQFKARGIYADYIFPSNSSETGHKANFDPYWYDMLEDLNFFTTDNDGKKSFKYRLHDFRETLLGRLWECDDYTLASVLGHLSLHAIKSYRKANTKRSKDAAEKGHLKKCES